The following coding sequences lie in one Hippopotamus amphibius kiboko isolate mHipAmp2 chromosome 7, mHipAmp2.hap2, whole genome shotgun sequence genomic window:
- the LOC130857828 gene encoding LOW QUALITY PROTEIN: centromere protein C-like (The sequence of the model RefSeq protein was modified relative to this genomic sequence to represent the inferred CDS: inserted 2 bases in 1 codon; deleted 1 base in 1 codon; substituted 1 base at 1 genomic stop codon), producing MAAWGLDHLKNDYRRRFCQPPRVPDIHTEQGQNILEILLDCFEEKSIANDFSTNSTKSVLYSTPKTKTVCIQSPSRETQCQKSRPKSGPVSSRKKEAPLQLIVEPSEAVNKSVQAHEVHQKSLATDVRSKNTSDSREMSSKNQKDHHSEADEEFYLSVGSPSDLLDAKAPLLQKAIPSVAQKGEIYTSENSVSMLSSSTEISHKTKKRLNFEDKDVLKKVEITNKVSETEDKVSEGPQERKQLGTSQKRAQDSECENQPXARKSFSTLSLETVKRKSESSSVVRHITPAPSHSSPANNMKLLEDEFIIDESDKRFASQPWITIPRKTGPLKQHTVSPAESTVQLQRRKSREKHDSVSSTTLTSDRHPGKAHPVEKSQPSEQKILGGSCGLTNEMENNLKSTKHEMYSENAKKSSVNKKTIKQKWGTKFKASVVEEQVDMEQSKDKNINISHIAQGRLQRNSDRNMEEGEEISIHISPKQLLPVGSKKGSTNVPHTESQKKDKECKKKHYSEGSKKNKIVPEELTSTITRSRRISRRPSNWWVVKSEQSPFSSNSAIRNELSLHRNSRXKNLKKKDQSSKNIGEKTIPFKRQKSANEGSSRTQKVLNAKDSGCSQNESLESNEADLAKKTNLNPSGDTGSSKNQDSMATQNVGQKSQISGYTCKTPAESNLDAGEPGTSVLEGSGPSMLKNYLTSGMNNSDVDDNEIQESSNDSRVKRLNSTPENKMHHKLILPSNTPDVRRTMRTRSKPLEYGRGERIDYQGRPSGGFVIGGILSPSTVSSKRKAKGNLGRVNTIVNGKRICLDDDERKNKFVVNLNIPLGDPLQPMRVKDPETREIILMDLIRPRGTYQFCVEHGELKVYKTLDTPFFSTGKLTLGPHQEKGKQHGGLDALIFYVNFGDLLCTLHETPYIITTGDSFCVPSGNYYNIKNLLNEESVLLFTQIKS from the exons ATGGCTGCGTGGGGGCTGGATCATCTCAAAAATGACTATAGAAGAAGATTTTGCCAACCTCCAAGAGTACCTGACATTCATACAGAGCAAGGCCAGAACATACTGGAAATCTTACTAGACTGTTTTGAAGAAAAAAGTATTGCCAATGATTTTAGCACAAATTCCACCAAATCAGTGCTTTATTCAACACCTAAAACAAAAACCGTTTGTATTCAGTCACCAAGCAGAGAGACTCAGTGCCAGAAATCACGTCCAAAATCAGGTCCAGTTTCTTCAAGGAAGAAAGAAGCCCCTCTGCAGTTAATTGTAGAACCAAGTGAAGCTGTCAACAAATCAGTTCAGGCCCATGAGGTTCATCAGAAAAGTTTGGCAACTGATGTTCGTTCTAAAAATACATCTGACTCGAGAGAAATGTCaagtaaaaatcaaaaagatCATCATAGTGAAGCTGATGAGGAATTTTACTTATCTGTTGGCTCACCTTCTGATCTTCTGGATGCAAAAGCACCTTTACTGCAAAAGGCTATTCCATCTGTTGCCCAAAAGGGAGAGATCTATACTTCTGAAAATTCAGTAAGTATGCTGTCTTcaagtacagagatttctcataaaaccaaaaaaaggtTAAACTTTGAAGATAAAGATGTTTTGAAGAAAGTAGAAATAACAAATAAAGTATCAGAAACAGAGGATAAAGTATCAGAAGGACCACAAGAGAGGAAACAGTTAGGAACCTCTCAAAAAAGAGCACAAGATTCAGAATGTGAAAATCAACCATAAGCTAGAAAGAGTTTTTCAACATTATCTTTagaaactgtaaaaagaaaaagtgaatccAGTTCTGTTGTTAGGCATATAACACCTGCTCCATCTCATTCATCGCCTGCAAATAATATGAAGTTATTAGAAGATGAATTTATAATTGATGAATCAGATAAAAGGTTTGCCAGTCAACCTTGGATTACTATACCAAGAAAGACTGGGCCTCTGAAACAACACACAGTATCCCCTGCTGAAAGCACTGTACAACTTCAAAGGAGGAAGTCAAGAGAAAAACATGACAGTGTATCATCTACAACTTTGACAAGTGACAGACATCCTGGCAAAGCTCACCCAGTAGAGAAATCACAGCCCTCTGAACAAAAAATACTGGGTGGAAGTTGTGGTTTgacaaatgaaatggaaaataacttG AAATCTACAAAACATGAAATGTAttctgaaaatgcaaaaaaatcatctgtaaacaaaaagactataaaacaaaaatgggGAACAAAATTTAAGGCCAGTGTAGTTGAAGAACAAGTTGACATGGAACAatctaaagataaaaatataaatatatcgcATATTGCCCAAGGCAGGTTACAAAGAAATTCAGACCGAAATATGGAAGAGGGTGAAGAGATAAGTATTCACATTTCCCCAAAACAGTTGCTACCTGTGGGAAGCAAGAAGGGTAGCACCAATGTTCCTCATACAGAGAGTCAGAAAAAAGATAAGGAATGCAAAAAGAAGCATTATTCAGAGGGGtccaagaagaacaaaattgTACCTGAAGAATTGACTTCAACTATCACAAGAAGTCGAAGAATTTCCAGACGTCCATCTAATTGGTGGGTGGTAAAATCAGAGCAGAGTCCTTTTTCTAGCAATTCTGCAATAAGAAATGAATTGTCATTGCATCGTAACAGCAg caaaaacctgaaaaaaaaagaccaatcaTCTAAGAATATTGGGGAAAAAACCATTCCATTTAAAAGGCAGAAGAGCGCTAACGAAGGCAGCTCAAGAACACAGAAGGTTTTAAATGCTAAAGATTCTGGTTGTTCCCAGAATGAGTCATTGGAAAGCAATGAGGCAGATCTGGCTAAGAAGACAAACCTTAATCCTTCTGGAGATACAGGAAGCTCAAAGAATCAAGATAGTATGGCTACACAAAACGTTGGTCAGAAGTCTCAGATCAGTGGATACACATGCAAGACTCCAGCAGAGTCTAACTTGGATGCTGGAGAGCCTGGAACTTCAGTTTTGGAAGGAAGTGGACCTTCCATGCTCAAGAATTATTTAACGTCTGGAATGAATAATTCAGATGTGGATGATAATGAAATTCAGGAAAGTTCGAATGATTCAAGAGTAAAAAGATTGAACTCAACACCAGAGAATAAGATGCATCACAAATTAATTTTACCCTCCAACACACCAGATGTTCGCAGGACCATGAGAACACGATCAAAACCTTTGGAATACGGGCGAGGGGAGCGAATTGATTATCAAGGAAGGCCATCAGGAGGATTTGTGATTGGTGGAATACTGTCCCCAAGCACAGTATCAtctaaaaggaaagcaaaaggcAACTTGGGAAGAGTCAATACAATAgttaatgggaaaagaatctgtcttgatgatgatgaaagaaagaataaattcgTGGTAAATCTGAATATACCTCTGGGAGATCCTTTGCAGCCAATGAGGGTAAAGGACCCAGAAACACGAGAGATTATTCTAATGGATCTCATAAGGCCACGAGGTACATATCAATTTTGTGTTGAACATGGTGAGTTGAAAGTATATAAAACATTGGATACACCATTTTTTTCTACTGGAAAATTGACATTAGGACCACATCAAGAAAAGGGAAAGCAGCATGGAGGCCTAGATGCACTGATTTTTTATGTTAACTTTGGTGACCTTTTATGTACCTTGCATGAAACACCTTATATAATAACAACTGGGGATTCATTCTGTGTTCCTTCAGGTAATTATTACAACATCAAAAATCTCCTGAATGAGGAAAGTGTTCTTCTTTTTACTCAGATAAAAAGTTGA